The following coding sequences lie in one Arachis stenosperma cultivar V10309 chromosome 5, arast.V10309.gnm1.PFL2, whole genome shotgun sequence genomic window:
- the LOC130979605 gene encoding uncharacterized protein LOC130979605: MAMERNVNGKGNREAATWDLRKTALFCLASRFCKLPESSAAGNQHWSYPESLLLLPWELVLEPLMELLCLVIFASCDIEISSEEAIETAKQLMLKEGLFKMQKTSEKLFWLMKMMKTMTGMGMPLVSGDICAI; this comes from the exons ATGGCCATGGAGAGGAACGTGAATGGAAAAGGAAACAGGGAAGCTGCTACTTGGGATTTGAGGAAAACGGCTCTGTTCTGCCTCGCCTCTAGGTTCTGCAAGTTGCCGGAGTCCTCAGCCGCTGGGAACCAGCACTGGAGCTACCCAGAATCACTACTGCTGCTGCCATGGGAGCTGGTATTGGAACCACTGATGGAGCTACTGTGTTTAGTGATTTTCGCGAGTTGTGACATCGAG ATATCAAGTGAAGAAGCTATAGAAACTGCAAAGCAACTAATGCTTAAAGAAGGCCTGTTT AAGATGCAGAAGACGAGCGAGAAACTTTTTTGgttgatgaagatgatgaagacAATGACGGGAATGGGAATGCCATTGGTGAGTGGGGATATCTGTGCAATTTAA
- the LOC130979670 gene encoding thioredoxin-like 2, chloroplastic: MAHVVDAIRLLQFQPLLLLPSTLNTSSNINRALSLSLSPIASSSSASLASAAPRKHLLSFKVCATVAETGQPKWWEKNAPNMIDIHSTQDFLNALSGAGDKLVIVEFYGTWCASCRALYPKLCRTAEEHPEILFLKVNFDENKPMCKSLNVKVLPYFHFYRGAEGQLESFSCSLAKFQKIKEAIETHNTARCSIGPPKGIGDLLLEPSNVPVPKDRPAEPV, translated from the exons aTGGCACATGTTGTTGATGCTATTCGGTTATTGCaattccaacctcttcttctccttccttCAACCCTCAACACTTCTTCCAACATCAATAGGGcactctcactctcactctctcccatcgcttcttcttcctctgcttCTCTTGCCTCTGCAGCTCCCAGAAAGCACTTGCTTTCTTTCAAG GTATGTGCAACTGTTGCTGAAACTGGTCAACCAAAATGGTGGGAAAAGAATGCACCAAATATGATTGACATTCACTCCACGCAAGACTTTCTGAATGCTTTAAGCGGAGCTGGGGATAAACTAGTTATTGTTGAATTCTATGGAACTTGGTGTGCATCGTGCAGAGCCTTATATCCCAAG CTATGCAGAACAGCTGAAGAACACCCTGAAATTCTTTTCCTAAAAGTGAACTTCGATGAGAATAAGCCGATGTGCAAAAGCCTGAATGTAAAAGTACTTCCTTACTTCCACTTTTATCGAGGGGCTGAGGGGCAGCTGGAGTCATTTTCCTGTTCACTTGCCAAG TTTCAAAAGATAAAAGAGGCCATTGAGACACATAACACTGCTAGGTGCAGCATTGGTCCACCAAAGGGTATTGGTGATCTGCTTCTTGAACCTTCCAATGTTCCTGTTCCCAAGGATAGACCAGCAGAACCTGTTTGA
- the LOC130981253 gene encoding PRA1 family protein F2-like, giving the protein MTTTYGTISEELDVSTHSSLVFFAHSKERVQSGLGTRPWKEMVQSSRHMNLPRSMLLAIQRVNTNAKHFRANYVIIILFVLFLSLLGHPISLIILVFMMIAWLFLYFLRDTPLVILRYEVDERFVVICLFSVTVGLLVLTNVTYNVLVGMCVALSLVLLHTLVRDTEDLFTMDEEVGIVTATKQGVKVPLRQAASSSFTSS; this is encoded by the coding sequence ATGACAACAACTTATGGAACAATCTCAGAAGAACTTGATGTATCAACACATTCAAGCTTAGTATTCTTTGCGCATTCGAAAGAGCGAGTTCAATCGGGTTTAGGCACAAGACCATGGAAGGAAATGGTTCAATCCTCTCGTCACATGAACCTTCCTCGTTCAATGCTTTTAGCAATCCAAAGGGTCAACACAAACGCAAAGCATTTTCGTGCAAACTACGTGATAATCATATTGTTTGTGCTTTTTCTTAGCTTATTGGGACACCCCATCTCACTGATCATACTAGTTTTCATGATGATTGCATGGTTGTTCTTGTATTTCCTTCGAGACACACCTTTGGTGATTCTAAGGTACGAGGTTGATGAGAGGTTTGTTGTGATCTGTTTGTTTTCGGTTACAGTTGGTTTGCTTGTTCTGACGAATGTGACATACAATGTGCTTGTTGGAATGTGTGTTGCTCTATCTCTTGTTTTGCTTCATACTTTGGTGAGAGACACAGAGGATTTGTTCACAATGGATGAAGAGGTAGGGATTGTAACAGCTACAAAACAAGGTGTTAAAGTTCCTCTAAGACAAGCTGCTTCCTCTTCTTTTACTTCATCATAG